GCAACCTGCCAACGGGGCGATTTATGCTACACATGGTCTTTTCCTCTCCTTTTCAAAATCGCGCTTTACAGCAATGTGCTGAACAGCTCCTGCCGGGCGATGATGTTTTGTTGTTGCAGGATGCGGCAGTGGCTGCCGTGTCACCGGGTCAGCTGGATCAGGTGCTGAGTCAGGGTGCGTCAGTGTATGTGCTGGAAGCGGATCTGCTGGCCCGGGGGCTGGCAGGGCGCACGTCCTCTGAAGTCGAAGTGATCGATCACAATCAATTTGTCGAGCTGACGATCAGCCATCCGAACAGCATGAAATGGGCATAGTGACGGGTGATGAAAAAGAGAACAGACCAGTGAAAAGCAGTGATTAAGAAATGATCATTGCTGTGATCGCTGTATATATCTTGACACCTTATAGTCCGACGCCTAAAATTTCGCGTCCTCCTGTTGTTGGGAGGCGGATTTTTCACCTTTACGAAAGTAAATAATCAGGAGCTATTTAATGGCAACTATTAACCAGCTGGTACGCAAACCACGTGCAAAGCAAGTTGTTAAAAGCAACGTGCCTGCGCTAGAAGCGTGTCCACAAAAGCGTGGTGTATGTACTCGTGTATACACTACTACTCCAAAAAAACCAAACTCCGCACTGCGTAAAGTATGTCGTGTACGTCTGACCAACGGTTTTGAAGTTACTTCATACATCGGTGGTGAAGGTCACAACCTGCAAGAGCACAGTGTTGTTCTGATCCGTGGTGGTCGTGTTAAAGACCTTCCGGGTGTGCGTTACCACACTGTTCGTGGTGCACTTGACTGTGCAGGCGTTAACGACCGTAAACAAGGTCGTTCTAAGTACGGTGTGAAGCGTCCTAAGTCTTAATGGAATCCGTTAAGTAAGGCCAAACACTAAATTAACTGTAATTTTGAAAAAACTGAAAAGTTTTGGATAAAACCTGAAGAAGACAACGGAGAATTTCCATGCCACGTCGTCGCGTAATTGGTCAGCGTAAGATCCTTCCAGATCCTAAATTCAAATCTGAATTGCTGGCAAAATTCGTCAACATCCTGATGGTTGACGGTAAGAAATCTACTGCAGAGAAAATTGTTTACACTGCACTGGATACTATGGCTGAGCGCTCTGGTGAAGAGCACCTGGCTATTTTTGAAAAAGCTCTTGAAAACGTTCGCCCAGCGGTAGAGGTTAAATCTCGCCGTGTAGGTGGTTCAACTTACCAGGTACCAGTAGAAGTACGTCCAGTACGTCGTAATGCTCTGGCTATGCGTTGGTTGGTTGAAGCTGCGCGTAAGCGTGGTGAAAAATCTATGGCTGCTCGTCTGGCTGCTGAAATGCTGGACGCATCCGACAACAAAGGTTCTGCTGTTAAGAAACGTGAAGACGTTCACCGTATGGCAGAAGCGAACAAAGCGTTCGCACACTACCGCTGGTAATTTCGTTATTAGCGACTGGGCGCAGCAGGCTTGGCCTGCTGCGCCCATACCATTTTCTAAGGATAACCTTAGTAAGAGGATTCAATCGTGGCTCGCAAAACTCCTATCGAGCGTTACCGTAACATCGGTATCTGTGCTCACGTAGACGCCGGGAAAACAACCACGACCGAGCGTATCCTGTTCTATACAGGTCTTTCCCACAAAATTGGTGAAGTACACGACGGTGCCGCTACCATGGACTGGATGGAGCAGGAGCAGGAGCGTGGGATTACCATCACCTCTGCTGCCACTACAACCTTCTGGCGTGGTATGGATGCTCAGTTCCCAGAGCACCGCATCAATATTATCGACACCCCAGGACACGTTGATTTCACTATCGAAGTAGAGCGTTCTCTGCGCGTACTTGATGGTGCAGTGGTTGTTTTCTGTGGTTCATCAGGTGTCGAACCGCAGTCTGAAACCGTATGGCGTCAGGCTGATAAATACGAAGTACCCCGTATGGTCTTCGTGAACAAGATGGACCGTGCAGGCGCAGACTTCCTGCGCGTGATTGATCAAATCAAACACCGTCTTGGCGCAAATCCGGTACCAATTCAATTGAACATTGGTGCGGAAGAAGAATTCAAAGGTGTGATCGACCTGATTAAAATGAAAGCGATCAACTGGAATGAAGCCGATCAGGGCATGAGCTTCTCTTATGAAGACATTCCAGCCGACATGCAGGAACTGGCCGAAGAATGGCACACAAACCTGGTTGAAGCGGCAGCTGAAGCGTCTGAAGAGCTGATGGATAAGTACCTGGAAGAAGGGAACCTGTCAGAAGATGACATCAAAGCCGGCTTGCGCCAGCGTACGCTGAATAATGAAATTGTTCTGGCGACCTGTGGTTCTGCATTTAAGAACAAAGGTGTGCAGGCTGTCCTGGATGCCGTCGTTGAATTCCTGCCATCACCGACGGAAGTCAAAGCAATCCGTGGTGAAGACATGGATGGTAACGAAGTGATCCGCCATTCCAGCGACGAAGAACCGTTTGCTGCGCTGGCATTCAAGATCGCAACGGACCCGTTTGTGGGCACCCTGACATTTATGCGTGTCTATTCCGGTGTTGTGAATTCAGGCGATACCGTCTACAACACGGTAAAAGATAAGCGTGAACGTTTCGGGCGTATCGTACAGATGCACTCGAATAAACGTGAAGAAATCAAAGAAGTTCGAGCTGGCGACATCGCGGCAGCAATCGGTCTGAAAAATGTGACGACGGGTGACACCCTGTGCGATCAGGATCATAAAGTGGTTCTGGAACGTATGGATTTCCCAGAGCCGGTTATTCAGATTGCTGTTGAACCAAGGTCGAAAGCTGACCAGGAAAAAATGGGTATTGCGCTGGGTAAGCTGGCTGCAGAAGACCCATCTTTCCGGGTGGAAACGGATGAAGAATCTGGCCAGACCCTGATCTCAGGGATGGGCGAGCTTCATCTGGATATCATCGTTGACCGTATGAAGCGTGAGTTCAGCGTTGAATGTAACGTTGGTAAACCTCAGGTTGCTTACCGTGAAACTATCCGTGGTAAGACGGAAGTTGAAGG
This DNA window, taken from Photobacterium sp. CCB-ST2H9, encodes the following:
- the rpsG gene encoding 30S ribosomal protein S7, giving the protein MPRRRVIGQRKILPDPKFKSELLAKFVNILMVDGKKSTAEKIVYTALDTMAERSGEEHLAIFEKALENVRPAVEVKSRRVGGSTYQVPVEVRPVRRNALAMRWLVEAARKRGEKSMAARLAAEMLDASDNKGSAVKKREDVHRMAEANKAFAHYRW
- the fusA gene encoding elongation factor G; protein product: MARKTPIERYRNIGICAHVDAGKTTTTERILFYTGLSHKIGEVHDGAATMDWMEQEQERGITITSAATTTFWRGMDAQFPEHRINIIDTPGHVDFTIEVERSLRVLDGAVVVFCGSSGVEPQSETVWRQADKYEVPRMVFVNKMDRAGADFLRVIDQIKHRLGANPVPIQLNIGAEEEFKGVIDLIKMKAINWNEADQGMSFSYEDIPADMQELAEEWHTNLVEAAAEASEELMDKYLEEGNLSEDDIKAGLRQRTLNNEIVLATCGSAFKNKGVQAVLDAVVEFLPSPTEVKAIRGEDMDGNEVIRHSSDEEPFAALAFKIATDPFVGTLTFMRVYSGVVNSGDTVYNTVKDKRERFGRIVQMHSNKREEIKEVRAGDIAAAIGLKNVTTGDTLCDQDHKVVLERMDFPEPVIQIAVEPRSKADQEKMGIALGKLAAEDPSFRVETDEESGQTLISGMGELHLDIIVDRMKREFSVECNVGKPQVAYRETIRGKTEVEGKFVRQSGGRGQYGHVWLKIEPSEPNAGFVFVDEVVGGVIPREYIGAVAKGIEEQMKNGVLAGYPVLDVKATLFDGSYHDVDSSEMAFKIAGSMAFRKGALDAQPVILEPMMKVEVTTPEDWMGDVVGDLNRRRGIIGGMDEGPAGLKIIRAQVPLSEMFGYATDLRSATQGRASYSMEFSEYAEVPKNIADGIVAERG
- the tusB gene encoding sulfurtransferase complex subunit TusB; the protein is MLHMVFSSPFQNRALQQCAEQLLPGDDVLLLQDAAVAAVSPGQLDQVLSQGASVYVLEADLLARGLAGRTSSEVEVIDHNQFVELTISHPNSMKWA
- the rpsL gene encoding 30S ribosomal protein S12, whose product is MATINQLVRKPRAKQVVKSNVPALEACPQKRGVCTRVYTTTPKKPNSALRKVCRVRLTNGFEVTSYIGGEGHNLQEHSVVLIRGGRVKDLPGVRYHTVRGALDCAGVNDRKQGRSKYGVKRPKS